The Spirosoma foliorum genome has a window encoding:
- a CDS encoding GDCCVxC domain-containing (seleno)protein, translating into MCPFCDYQQTEMMPVDACQFFYDCAGCGSLIRSLSGNCCVFCSYGSIKWPLTQEQKLC; encoded by the coding sequence ATCTGCCCGTTCTGCGACTACCAACAAACGGAAATGATGCCAGTCGATGCGTGTCAGTTTTTCTATGACTGTGCCGGATGCGGGTCATTAATACGATCCCTGTCGGGTAATTGCTGCGTGTTCTGTTCGTATGGGTCCATAAAATGGCCGCTCACACAGGAACAAAAATTATGTTGA